ACTATTTTTCTTGGGACGGTCTCAATTATCTCCCTAACCTGAATTAGGTTGCGGCCTGAGTCCTTGATGCCGATGACGTTAGGCAATGTGCAGATCTTCGCAACCATGTCGGGTGTGACGTTAAATCCGGTTACCGTCGGCATGTTATATATGAAGACTGGAATCTCTACAGATTCGGATATAAGCCTGTAATAGTCGTAGAGACCCTCAAGGTCAGGCTTGTAATAGTATGGTGTAATCGCCCCGACAGCATCGGCCCCCACATCCTCAGCATGCTTCGCCAACTTAACAGCCTCCTCAGTGTTTGTAGATCCAACATGGACGATCACGGTGATCCTGTTAGAAACCTCGTCAATAACCCTCTCAGCAACAAACTTTCTCTGATCAGTCGCCATTAGCGGACCCTCACCTGTTGAGCCGCAGACAAAGAGTCCATTCACACCATTCTCAATCTGGAAGCGTGTAACCTCTCTAAGGCCTTCCTCGTCAACTTCACCCTTAATGTTGAAGGGTGTGACCAATGCGGTGAAAACGCCGCGAAACTCCTGGGCT
The Candidatus Bathyarchaeota archaeon genome window above contains:
- the dapA gene encoding 4-hydroxy-tetrahydrodipicolinate synthase produces the protein MEAQEFRGVFTALVTPFNIKGEVDEEGLREVTRFQIENGVNGLFVCGSTGEGPLMATDQRKFVAERVIDEVSNRITVIVHVGSTNTEEAVKLAKHAEDVGADAVGAITPYYYKPDLEGLYDYYRLISESVEIPVFIYNMPTVTGFNVTPDMVAKICTLPNVIGIKDSGRNLIQVREIIETVPRKIVVINGSDNLAFPALMIGAYGQISGNANAAPELFVELYRHFRNGDYAKALEFQEKINRLIRVFEGFPPIAPIKAAMELRGIRAGLPKSPLRPLRPEETEALKLRLSKLNLYW